In Candidatus Palauibacter australiensis, the DNA window GGCCGTGTATCAGCTTCTGGATGGCGTGCAAGGCGTGAAGTCCGGGTATGCCGGCGGGCATGTCGAGAACCCCACCTACGAGCAGGTATGCACGGGTCGCACGGGGCACGCCGAGGTGGTGCGGGTCACGTTCGATCCGGACACGGTCTCGTTCGACGATCTTCTGGATGTCTTCTTCACGATCCACGATCCGACGACGCTGAACCGGCAGGGCGCGGATGTCGGGACGCAGTATCGCTCTGCGATCTTCCACGAGAGCGAGGCACAGAGGGACGCGGCCGAGCGGAAGATCGCCGAGATCACCGCCGCGGGGATCTGGCCCGATGCCATCGTGACCGAGATCGCGCCGCTGGAGACGTTCTACCCGGCGGAGGCGTACCACGACGACTACCTGAATCGAAACCCCACCCAGCCGTACTGCCAAGCGGTCGTGGCGCCGAAGGTGGCGAAGTTCCGCCGCCAGCACCTGCAGCGGCTGAAGCGCGGAGCGGGCGTCTGACCGAGGCCGCTGCGCTGTCTGTGCGGCGCGGGCCTTCGCCGCGGGTCGCCGGGTGACGACGCCGGCGCACGCCGCGCTCAGCCTGATCGTCCTGGGCCGTTCCGAGCGCAACGCGCTGCCGGTCGCGCTCGGGGCGGTGGCCCCGGACCTCCCAATGCTCGTCTTCTACTTCTGGGAGCGGCTCGCGCGCGGCGTGTCGGAGGGCCGGATCTGGTCGGAGCGCTACTTCGACCCCGGCTGGCAGGTCGTGTTCGACATCCCGAGTTCGATCCCTCTGCTCGTACTCGCCCTGTGCATCCTCCTGGTGCTCATCGGCCGGCGCTCGACCGCCGGAGGCCTCCCGTCAGCCCGAGCGGACGCCGCCCCGCGGCCGGCAAGGCTCACCGCATGGGCCCTGTCCGTCGCGAGCATGATCCTCCACGCGCTCGGCGACCTGCCTCTGCACCGGGAGGACGCGCACCGCCACTTCTTCCCGTTCAGCGACTGGCGATTCACCAGTCCGGTGTCGTACTGGGACCCGGACCACTACGGGGGATACGCGGCCATCGGCGAAGTGCTTCTCGTGCTGGCGGTCTCCGTCTTCCTCTTCCGGGCCTACCGCGGCCGGGGCCGCTGGATCGTCGCCGGCGTGGCCGGCGTCTACGCGCTCTTCGTCGGCTTCGCCGTACTGGTGTGGTCCGGGTTGTGACGGCCGCCGCGGCGGTCGCGAACCGAGTCGGCCCGCGAGCAAGGCGAGTCGGCCCGTGAGCGAGCCGCGGATCGATCGGTTCCCGCTCGGGGCGCGCGTCCGTCTCGCGGATCTCGCGGTCGACCCCTACCCAATCTTCGCTTCGCTGCGGGAGGCGGAGCCCGTCACCTGGGTGCCCGAAATCGAGCGCTGGTTCGTCACGCGGCGCGACGACATCCTCGCCGTGCTCCGGGACCCCGACCTCTTCACGACGGATGCGCCCTCGACGATCCGCGACATGTTCGGCGTCCACATGATGACGACGGAGGGTCCGACGCAGATCCGCTACAAGCGGAAGTGTCTACCGCCGTTCCACACGTCCCGAATGAAGACGGCTTCGCTCCCGCCCCTGGTGGCCGAGGTCGAGCGCCTGGTGGAGACGATGCGGTCCGCGGCGAGGCCGGCTGACGGCGGACGGGCCGGTCGATGGCAGGCCGGGGAGGTGCGGACGGGCGTGGCGCGACCGGTCGCGCTCCATTCGGTGCTGTCTGTGCTCGGCATCCCCCTGACCGAGACGGAGCGCGTGAACGACTGGTACGAGCACTTCGCCCGCGCGCTGGCGAACTTCGCCGGCGACCCGGACGTGCGTGCGGCCGGCAAGGGGGCGGCGGACGCGTTCGGCCGGGCGCTCGCCCCGATCCTCGAGGCACTCGAACGGGACCCGGACGGCAGCCTCCTCTCCGACCTGGCGTGCGACCACGTCGACCCGCTCACGGCGGAGGAGATCCGTTCCAACGCGCTCATCATCCTCTTCGGCGGGATCGAGACGACCGAGTCGATGATCGCGAACGCCCTGTGGGCGCTGCTCTCGCATCCCGAACAACTCCCGGCGGCGCGTGCGAGCGAGGCCGCCTTGGACCTGGCGGTCGAGGAGACGCTGCGCTGGGAGCCCGCGGTGCAATCGGCGGCCCGCCACGCGACCCGCGACACCGAGATCCGCGGCGTCCGCATCGCAAAGGGCGAGGTGGTGCACTGCATGCTGGGCGCGGCCAACCGGGACCCCACGCACTTCGCCGATCCCGACCGCTTCGACGCGACCCGCCGGAACGCCGGCGACCACCTGTCCTTCGCGGTGGGCCGCCACTTCTGCCTCGGCGCCCCGCTCGCCCGCCTCGAGACGCGCGTCGTGCTCGAAACGCTATGGGACCGATGTCCCGGCCTCCGCCTTGACCCGGACCGCCCTGCCGCCCCCTATGGCTACGAATTCCGGAAACCCGAAACCGTGTGGGTGGAATGGACCGGAACGAGTTCCTGAACCGAGTAGCAGCCATCAATGTGTGGCGTCGCGGAGATTCGCGTGCCCCGCACAAACCGCTGCTGCTGCTACTCGCCCTCGGACGGGTGACGCGGGGTGAAGCTCGTCTGGCGGGTTACGGATCGGACGTGGAACAACAACTCACGGTTCTGCTTGAGCGCTTCGGGCGTCCGCGCGTGAATCATCATCCAGATCAGCCGTATTGCCGTTTGCCGAAGGACGGACTATGGGAGGTCCCGGGCATTGAAGACCTGCCCCTGACGCGCGGCGGTACCGCATCGGTCCCCGCGCTTCGCGAGACGGTCGGCGGCTTCCCCGACGCCGCATACGAGTTGTTGCGCGGGGACCCGACACTTGTGGAGAACGCGGTACGGGCGGTCCTGGATGCGCATTTCCCTCCCTCGCTGCACTCCGATATCCGGGGTGCGGTGGGCCTTCCCGACTACCTCCACGATCCGGCTCGCGCCGAGGATCCCTGGACAGCCCACGGCCCCCAGGTAAAGGAGACGACGAGCACGGCGCGCGATCCGCGCTTCAGGCGTCGCGTGCTGCGCGCCTATGAGCGTCGCTGCGCCGTCTGCGACTTCGATGTTCGCATCGAGGATCAACTCCTGGGTCTCGAAGCGGCACACATCAAATGGCACGCGGCCGGCGGTCCCGACCGCGTACCCAACGGGCTCGCCATGTGCTCCTTCCACCACAAGGCCCTCGACATCGGTGCCTTGGGGCTGGAAAAGAAGGGACGGGACGTTGCCGTGCTGATCTCCAGCGAAGTCAACGGACGGAGCGAGGCCGTCCGTCAATTGCGCGACCTGCGCGGCGTCCCGCTCCGGCGGCCTCAGGGGCCCGAACTTGCTCCGGACGTGGAATTCGTGGCGTGGCACCGCAGAGAGGTCTTCCGGGAACCCGCCCTCGGAGCGGGCTAGAGCGAACGCGGGACGTTCCCGCGGGAACGTGTCTTCCGCGCAAAACGCCCGTCAGCAGTCGGCGCCGCAGTGCGCCGCGACGAGGCGGGTGAGGATGCCCATGTAGTCGCTCCACGGCGTCTGGGCGTCGGGCACGGTCTTGTGCGCGACCACCATGCCCACCGACGGGATCACCGTGATGAACTGGCCGTAGGCGCCACGCCCGCTGTACGCCCCCTCGAATCCCTCCGGCACGGCGGGGCCGTCCCACACCCACCACATGTACCCATAGCCGAACTCGCCGCCCCGCAGCCCCTCCGGATTCATCTCTTCGGAGGGCGTGACCACGCTCGTGATGCGTTCGGCCCACCCGTCGGGAAGGATCCGCGCGTCCTCCCACATCCCGCTCTGGAGCATGAGATGGCCGATCCGGGCCATGTCCCGCGTGGAGAGGACCATGTGGTAGGCGAGGTTGCGGGAGCGCGTGTCGTCGCCCGACTTGCGGTGGATCGACCGGTCCCAGTCCTCGAACCCCAGCGGCACCGCGAGGTCGGTTTCGAGCGCGTCGTAGATGTTGCGACCGGCGAGTCGCTCGAAGACGGCTCCGGCCGCGTTGAAGTCCCAGTTGCTGTACAGGTAGTAGGTGCCGGGTTCCTGCGAGCCGCGCGGCGGCGCGTCCGCGAGGTTGTCCCCCGCGTTCGATGCCGGGTGATAGACCCCCGACCGCGCGGTGACGAGGTCGAGGACACGGGCGCGCTTCTCGATCGGGAGCAGGCCCTGCACGTCGTCCATGCCGAGGTCTTCGAGGGTGAGCCCGAGATCGATCGTGCCGTCCTCCACGTAGTTGCCGTACAGCATGGCGAGGATGCTCTTCCGCACCGAGGCGAGATAGCTCAGCGAGTCGACGGGTCCGTGCTCGAACAGCACCCGCCCCCCGACCACGGCCATCACGGCGGACGTGTTGATCCCCTCGACGTAGGGGTGGATCGCATCCAGCGCCTCGGCCGAGAACCCGGCGGCGGCCGGATCCGTGACCCGCTCCCAGGCAGCGGCCGGATAGACCGTCTCGGCCGCGCGCTCCGCGACCGGGGCCGGAGCGCACGCGAACCCGGTTGCGAGGGCCAGAACCAGCGCCGCCCGCGCGATGCACCCTTTGACGCGGTTCTCGTGTCTCACGATCATCATGTCCCGATTTCCGTCCTGGAGAACTGGAAAGAAGAGAACAGTGAAACGCGCCCAGCACCGCCGCCAGTGTAACGGCTACAAACCTGGGCGATCAGCATCCGAATGAAGCGAAGGAGTTGTCGATGTCGCGAGCGAAGGCCGCATGCCATGACCGTTTCCCCCTCATCGCGGCGCTGCTCGCCGTGAGCGTCCAGGCCGCCGGCTGCACCGGGGAGGGTGCCGACCCCGCCGCCGAATCCCCGGCCGACGCCGGGACCGCGCCCCCCGTCGCGCGCGTGATCCCGGAGCAACTGGAGACGCACGGGCACACGCGGATCGACAACTACTACTGGCTCAACCAGCGCGACAACCCCGAGGTCATCGCGTACCTCGAGGCGGAGAACGGCTACACCGACGCGCTGATGGCCCACACCGAGGATCTCCAGACGGAGTTGTTCGAGGAGATCAAGGGGCGGATCCAGCAGACGGATCTCTCCGTCCCGGTGAGAGAGGGCGACTTCTTCTACTACACGCGCACCGAAGAGGGGCGGGACTACCCGATCTTCGCCCGAAAGCGCGGGTCGCTCGACGCGGACGAGGAAGTCATCCTCGACGTCAACCCGCTCGCCGAGGGCCACGACTACTACGCCGCCTTCCCCGAAGTCAGCTCCGCCGGCGACCTGATGGCGTGGGCCGAGGACACCCGCGGGCGCCGCATCTACACCATCCGGATCCGGAACCTCGACACGGGCGAGGACTACCCGGAGTCGATCGAGGGCGCGTCCGGCAACATGGTGTGGGCCGAGGACAACCGGACGCTCTTCTATACGCGACGGGATCCCGGCACGCTGCGTTCGTACCAGATCTACCGGCACCGCCTCGGCGCCGACCCCGCGGATGATGTGCTCGTGTACCAGGAGGACGACGAGGAGTTCAGCAGCGGCATCCGCAAGACGAAGTCGAAGCGGTACCTCGTCATCTCCTCCTCCCACACCCTGGCGGACGAGCACCGTTTCCTCGACGCGGCGAACCCCGAGGGCGAGTTCACCCTCTTCCTTCCGCGCGAGCGCGGGCACGAGCACCGCTTCGACCACTTCGGGGACCACTTCTACATCCGGACGAACCTCGACGGGGCCGAGAACTTCAAGCTCATGCGGACCCCCGTCGACCGGACGGCGACGGACCACTGGGAGACGGTCGTCCCGCACCGGGGCGACGTCTTCCTGCAGGGGTTCGAGTTGTTCCGGAACCACCTCGTGCTCTCGGAGCGCGCGGGAGGGCTCACCCGCCTGCGCGTCCGCGCCTGGGAGGGAGAGGAGCACCAGATCGCGTTCGACGAGCCCGCCTACCTGGCCTCGCTGTCGGCCAACCCCGAGCTGGACACGAACATCCTTCGCTACGGGTACACGTCGCTCTCCGCGCCGCGCTCCGTCTACGACTACGACATGTCCACGCGCGAGCGCACGCTGCTCAAGGAGGACGAAGTGCTCGGCGGCTACGACCGCGCGGACTACGTGGTGGAGCGGCTGCACGCCCCCGCCCGCGACGGCGCCGTGGAAGTCCCCGTGTCCGTCGTCTACCGGCGGGGTCTCGAGAAGGACGGCGACAACCCGCTCCTCCTCTACGCCTACGGCTCCTACGGGGCGAGCATGGAGCCCACCTTCTCCTCCACCCGCCTCAGCCTCCTCGACCGCGGGTTCGTCTACGCGATCGCCCATATCCGCGGCGGGCAGGAGCTGGGCCGCGCGTGGTACGAGGACGGGAAGATGTTCAACAAGAAGAACACCTTCACCGACTACGTGGACGTGGCGGATTACCTCGTGACGGAAGGCTA includes these proteins:
- a CDS encoding serine hydrolase — translated: MMIVRHENRVKGCIARAALVLALATGFACAPAPVAERAAETVYPAAAWERVTDPAAAGFSAEALDAIHPYVEGINTSAVMAVVGGRVLFEHGPVDSLSYLASVRKSILAMLYGNYVEDGTIDLGLTLEDLGMDDVQGLLPIEKRARVLDLVTARSGVYHPASNAGDNLADAPPRGSQEPGTYYLYSNWDFNAAGAVFERLAGRNIYDALETDLAVPLGFEDWDRSIHRKSGDDTRSRNLAYHMVLSTRDMARIGHLMLQSGMWEDARILPDGWAERITSVVTPSEEMNPEGLRGGEFGYGYMWWVWDGPAVPEGFEGAYSGRGAYGQFITVIPSVGMVVAHKTVPDAQTPWSDYMGILTRLVAAHCGADC
- the msrA gene encoding peptide-methionine (S)-S-oxide reductase MsrA, whose amino-acid sequence is MSERRETATLGGGCFWCLEAVYQLLDGVQGVKSGYAGGHVENPTYEQVCTGRTGHAEVVRVTFDPDTVSFDDLLDVFFTIHDPTTLNRQGADVGTQYRSAIFHESEAQRDAAERKIAEITAAGIWPDAIVTEIAPLETFYPAEAYHDDYLNRNPTQPYCQAVVAPKVAKFRRQHLQRLKRGAGV
- a CDS encoding HNH endonuclease, with protein sequence MEQQLTVLLERFGRPRVNHHPDQPYCRLPKDGLWEVPGIEDLPLTRGGTASVPALRETVGGFPDAAYELLRGDPTLVENAVRAVLDAHFPPSLHSDIRGAVGLPDYLHDPARAEDPWTAHGPQVKETTSTARDPRFRRRVLRAYERRCAVCDFDVRIEDQLLGLEAAHIKWHAAGGPDRVPNGLAMCSFHHKALDIGALGLEKKGRDVAVLISSEVNGRSEAVRQLRDLRGVPLRRPQGPELAPDVEFVAWHRREVFREPALGAG
- a CDS encoding S9 family peptidase, with the translated sequence MSRAKAACHDRFPLIAALLAVSVQAAGCTGEGADPAAESPADAGTAPPVARVIPEQLETHGHTRIDNYYWLNQRDNPEVIAYLEAENGYTDALMAHTEDLQTELFEEIKGRIQQTDLSVPVREGDFFYYTRTEEGRDYPIFARKRGSLDADEEVILDVNPLAEGHDYYAAFPEVSSAGDLMAWAEDTRGRRIYTIRIRNLDTGEDYPESIEGASGNMVWAEDNRTLFYTRRDPGTLRSYQIYRHRLGADPADDVLVYQEDDEEFSSGIRKTKSKRYLVISSSHTLADEHRFLDAANPEGEFTLFLPRERGHEHRFDHFGDHFYIRTNLDGAENFKLMRTPVDRTATDHWETVVPHRGDVFLQGFELFRNHLVLSERAGGLTRLRVRAWEGEEHQIAFDEPAYLASLSANPELDTNILRYGYTSLSAPRSVYDYDMSTRERTLLKEDEVLGGYDRADYVVERLHAPARDGAVEVPVSVVYRRGLEKDGDNPLLLYAYGSYGASMEPTFSSTRLSLLDRGFVYAIAHIRGGQELGRAWYEDGKMFNKKNTFTDYVDVADYLVTEGYTSPEKLFARGGSAGGLLMGAVVNMRPELFRGVVAHVPFVDVVTTMLDESIPLTTFEWDEWGNPADLESYRYMLSYSPYDQVEAKDYPNLLVTTGLHDSQVQYWEPAKWVAKLRATKTDENRLLLKTHMDAGHGGGSGRDRQYEELAFEFAFILDLLEETASPR
- a CDS encoding cytochrome P450, with product MSEPRIDRFPLGARVRLADLAVDPYPIFASLREAEPVTWVPEIERWFVTRRDDILAVLRDPDLFTTDAPSTIRDMFGVHMMTTEGPTQIRYKRKCLPPFHTSRMKTASLPPLVAEVERLVETMRSAARPADGGRAGRWQAGEVRTGVARPVALHSVLSVLGIPLTETERVNDWYEHFARALANFAGDPDVRAAGKGAADAFGRALAPILEALERDPDGSLLSDLACDHVDPLTAEEIRSNALIILFGGIETTESMIANALWALLSHPEQLPAARASEAALDLAVEETLRWEPAVQSAARHATRDTEIRGVRIAKGEVVHCMLGAANRDPTHFADPDRFDATRRNAGDHLSFAVGRHFCLGAPLARLETRVVLETLWDRCPGLRLDPDRPAAPYGYEFRKPETVWVEWTGTSS